From the Acidobacteriota bacterium genome, one window contains:
- a CDS encoding ABC transporter permease has protein sequence MRRSLRSWLWRVPLDQEVDQELAFHVEMRTRELIAGGMDPALARDTAIRRMGDLARVKQTMVNVGRKRDRELSMALWLEELRDDVIFAVRQLQNAPVFALVAITTLALGIGANSAIFAMVDAALLRPLPYAEPDRLVTVWETAATNNRSFVSPLNMTDFHSRGRSFEAIAGFTPEVASMVMAGRDGNAETVSRQWVSAGIFDVLGVQPIVGRAFLPEEDQKRARVVMLSEGFWETRFNRDPALVGTEITLDGGLWTVVGIMPREFEILGRTSVWAMRPIMNLPPRARASYALQAVGRMKPGVGIEAAQSDLAAVASGLAGEFPQTNAGRGVRLEAMHATMIGGDLRTTSLLFLGVVGFVLLICCANVANLLLARATARSRELAVRSALGAGRRRIIRQLLTESVVLSLIGGGLGLGVGAAILQVAPTLIPEGLLPATVTLAFDARVVAFCIAAALLIGVIFGIAPAWQATSISASEAMGADSRTTIGGGGRLRTLLVTGEVATAVLLLFGAGLLLRTLMAVESFDRGYRAESVLTMVVDPLGSSYPTPERLQQFYDQVEAEVRTVPGVQDVAWTSGLPLGDSLFGEYPWIYEVVGDAPLDEANRPTTNVQLISPTYFSTLDLPIVAGRAFDSRDAATAPRVAIVNEAFARSLGGRSPIGMRVAVKPEQREMPQVVEIVGVARQVKQRPDEVADFVQMYVPMVQDPSDDMILMVRSKTSGAEDLTPAVRSAISRIDREQLVSVAGVVTLEDVAWAATGRHRFRAIMVSAFAALAVVLAMVGVFGILAYSVQLRVRDFGVRRALGASTGDVLRLVVGSATRVIAIGAAIGLLLAAMLGRLLTSVLFGVQPLDLLTFAAVTIVLGLTTGLAIVGPAWRASRIAPATALRSQ, from the coding sequence GTGAGGCGATCGCTTCGTTCGTGGTTGTGGCGTGTGCCACTCGACCAGGAAGTGGACCAGGAACTGGCGTTCCATGTCGAGATGCGCACCCGCGAACTCATCGCCGGCGGCATGGACCCCGCTTTGGCGCGGGACACTGCCATCCGCCGCATGGGCGACCTGGCCCGCGTGAAACAAACAATGGTCAACGTTGGCCGCAAGCGAGATCGGGAGCTGAGTATGGCGTTGTGGTTGGAAGAACTTCGAGACGATGTGATCTTTGCGGTGCGGCAGTTGCAGAACGCGCCGGTCTTCGCGCTGGTCGCGATCACCACGCTGGCCCTGGGCATTGGCGCCAACAGCGCCATCTTCGCCATGGTGGATGCCGCGTTGCTGCGCCCGCTGCCGTATGCCGAGCCGGATCGGCTCGTGACGGTCTGGGAGACCGCGGCGACGAACAACCGCAGTTTCGTGTCGCCGTTGAACATGACCGACTTTCACTCACGCGGCCGGAGTTTCGAGGCGATTGCCGGCTTCACTCCCGAGGTGGCCAGCATGGTGATGGCGGGACGCGATGGCAACGCCGAGACGGTGTCGCGTCAGTGGGTCTCGGCCGGCATCTTCGACGTGCTGGGCGTGCAGCCGATTGTCGGGCGCGCCTTCCTGCCTGAAGAGGATCAGAAACGCGCCAGAGTGGTGATGCTCAGCGAGGGGTTCTGGGAGACGCGCTTCAACCGCGATCCCGCCCTCGTCGGCACCGAGATCACGCTCGATGGCGGCCTGTGGACCGTCGTCGGCATCATGCCCAGGGAGTTCGAGATCCTCGGCCGCACCAGCGTGTGGGCCATGCGGCCGATCATGAACCTGCCGCCGCGGGCGCGCGCCTCGTACGCCTTGCAGGCGGTCGGGCGCATGAAGCCGGGCGTCGGCATTGAGGCCGCCCAGTCGGACCTGGCGGCGGTGGCCAGCGGGCTGGCGGGCGAGTTCCCGCAGACCAACGCCGGCCGCGGCGTTCGGCTCGAAGCCATGCACGCCACGATGATCGGCGGCGACCTGAGGACCACCTCGCTGTTGTTCCTCGGCGTGGTCGGCTTCGTGTTGTTGATCTGCTGTGCGAATGTCGCGAATCTGTTGCTGGCGCGGGCCACGGCGCGGTCGCGCGAGCTCGCCGTCCGCTCGGCGCTCGGCGCGGGACGCCGTCGCATCATCCGGCAACTGTTGACCGAGAGCGTGGTGCTGTCGCTGATTGGCGGCGGCCTGGGCCTTGGCGTGGGCGCGGCGATTCTACAGGTGGCCCCAACGCTGATTCCCGAGGGGCTGCTGCCGGCCACGGTCACGCTGGCGTTCGACGCGCGCGTGGTCGCGTTCTGCATCGCGGCCGCGCTGCTGATTGGCGTGATCTTCGGCATTGCCCCAGCGTGGCAGGCGACCAGCATCTCGGCGTCGGAAGCCATGGGCGCCGATAGCCGCACGACCATCGGGGGCGGTGGGCGGCTGCGCACCCTGCTGGTGACCGGCGAGGTGGCCACGGCGGTGCTGTTGCTGTTTGGCGCCGGCCTGCTGCTGCGCACGCTGATGGCCGTCGAGTCGTTCGACCGTGGCTATCGCGCTGAAAGTGTTTTGACGATGGTGGTCGATCCGCTGGGCTCGAGCTATCCGACACCCGAGCGGCTGCAGCAGTTTTACGACCAGGTTGAAGCGGAAGTCCGGACGGTTCCGGGTGTGCAGGATGTGGCTTGGACGAGCGGCCTGCCGCTTGGCGACTCGCTCTTCGGTGAGTATCCGTGGATCTACGAGGTGGTCGGCGACGCCCCGCTCGACGAAGCGAACCGGCCCACCACGAACGTTCAGCTGATCAGCCCCACCTATTTCTCGACGCTGGACCTGCCGATTGTCGCGGGCCGCGCGTTTGACAGCCGCGACGCGGCCACCGCCCCCCGCGTCGCGATCGTCAACGAAGCGTTCGCCCGCAGCCTGGGCGGCCGGTCGCCCATTGGGATGCGGGTCGCCGTGAAACCCGAGCAACGCGAGATGCCGCAGGTCGTCGAGATCGTCGGCGTTGCCAGGCAGGTCAAGCAGCGGCCCGACGAAGTGGCTGATTTCGTCCAGATGTATGTGCCGATGGTCCAGGACCCCTCGGACGACATGATCCTGATGGTGCGGTCGAAGACCAGCGGCGCCGAGGACCTGACGCCGGCGGTACGGTCGGCCATCTCGCGAATCGACCGGGAGCAACTGGTCAGCGTGGCCGGCGTGGTCACCCTCGAGGACGTCGCCTGGGCGGCCACCGGCCGCCACCGCTTCCGCGCGATCATGGTCTCCGCGTTCGCGGCTTTGGCCGTGGTCCTCGCCATGGTCGGGGTGTTCGGCATCCTGGCGTACTCGGTGCAGCTGCGGGTGCGCGACTTCGGCGTGCGACGCGCGCTCGGCGCATCAACCGGGGACGTGCTGCGTCTGGTGGTGGGCAGTGCGACCCGGGTGATTGCGATCGGCGCGGCGATTGGCCTGCTGCTGGCGGCGATGCTCGGACGGCTGCTGACGAGCGTGCTGTTTGGCGTACAGCCGCTCGATCTGTTGACGTTCGCGGCGGTGACGATCGTACTGGGCCTCACGACGGGACTCGCGATTGTCGGGCCGGCCTGGCGCGCCTCGCGGATTGCTCCGGCGACGGCGCTACGGTCCCAGTAG
- a CDS encoding NAD(P)/FAD-dependent oxidoreductase: protein MSARVIIIGAGPGGLAVAACLKREGISDVVILEEADQVASSWRRHYERLHLHTPRSRSGLPHFPMPVDLPRYPGRAQVIDYFEAYARHFSLTPRFGERVKSARRVGEAWEVTTVQGGYQAPVLVVAAGYNREPSIPAWPGMTDFGAPIKHSSAYVNGGPYQGQDVLVVGFGNSGGEIAMDLHEHGARPVVAVRGAVNIIPREILGVPVLALGLLQRLLSPEMADALNAPLLRALIGDVEKLGLRKLPYGPATQIRKHGRIPLIDAGTVDLIRRGAITVRPGVRAFQRGAVVFDDGSRSRFDAVILATGYRPRVDQFLEAGAGVIDAVGKPASSGRESAAAGLYFCGYHVSPNGMLREVALESQRIARAIKLAR from the coding sequence ATGAGCGCCCGCGTCATCATCATCGGCGCCGGCCCTGGCGGACTGGCGGTGGCGGCCTGCCTGAAGCGCGAGGGCATCAGCGACGTGGTGATCCTGGAAGAAGCTGACCAGGTCGCCTCGTCGTGGCGGCGTCACTACGAGCGGCTGCACCTGCACACGCCGCGTAGCCGCTCAGGTCTGCCGCACTTTCCAATGCCGGTCGATCTTCCGCGCTATCCCGGCCGCGCACAGGTGATCGACTACTTCGAGGCCTACGCGCGGCACTTCTCGCTGACCCCGCGGTTTGGTGAGCGCGTGAAGTCGGCGCGGCGCGTGGGCGAGGCGTGGGAGGTCACCACGGTCCAGGGCGGCTACCAGGCGCCGGTGCTGGTCGTGGCGGCCGGCTACAACCGCGAGCCATCGATTCCGGCGTGGCCCGGCATGACGGATTTCGGCGCCCCCATCAAGCACAGCTCCGCGTATGTGAATGGCGGTCCATACCAGGGCCAGGACGTGCTGGTGGTGGGCTTCGGCAACTCCGGTGGCGAGATCGCCATGGACCTGCATGAGCACGGCGCGCGGCCGGTCGTGGCGGTGCGCGGTGCCGTGAACATCATCCCGCGCGAGATCCTCGGGGTGCCGGTGCTCGCGCTTGGGCTGCTGCAGCGGCTGCTGTCACCAGAGATGGCCGACGCCCTCAACGCCCCGCTGCTGCGCGCGCTGATAGGCGACGTCGAGAAGCTGGGGCTGCGCAAGCTGCCCTACGGCCCGGCCACCCAGATCCGCAAGCACGGCCGCATTCCGCTGATCGACGCCGGCACCGTGGACCTGATCCGGCGCGGCGCCATCACGGTGCGCCCTGGCGTCAGGGCGTTTCAGCGCGGGGCCGTCGTGTTCGATGACGGCAGCCGATCCCGTTTCGATGCGGTGATCCTGGCGACCGGCTACCGCCCTCGCGTCGATCAGTTCCTGGAGGCCGGCGCCGGCGTGATCGACGCCGTCGGCAAGCCGGCGTCGAGTGGCCGCGAGAGCGCCGCGGCCGGCCTCTACTTCTGCGGCTATCACGTCTCGCCCAACGGGATGCTGCGGGAGGTGGCGCTCGAATCGCAGCGCATTGCGCGGGCCATCAAGCTGGCGCGCTGA
- a CDS encoding FtsX-like permease family protein, translating to MRGATRERELSIRAALGAGRRNLIGYLFFEAVLLAAAAGAISALVLFGIPAVIGWRLGVPVPPEIDPDLTGIAISSGLCLLVSVLFGLLPALRFSRPSLIHAPKQDAGGGGRQNIRVHRVAALVQIGIAVPFLVVSGVMLDRVRTAELGFQTHGLAAARLPASAGPEREAGFAIRKVRDDLKHTAGVLSVAIAEGMPVDFDYRMFRVANTAQTDFVSAQVTRVGESFLETIVAGGLVLILAALGIVGVVGFMVATRTRELAVRMALGATRLRVLRMMLSDVVKLVIPGVAGGLLLGAVLIRTVENVMGTPLTVGPTPLGVMEPIIDMGAAAIAIAVALLAGLPAARRATTVQPMVAMRSE from the coding sequence GTGCGCGGCGCCACCCGCGAGCGCGAATTGTCGATTCGGGCGGCGCTCGGCGCCGGCCGGCGCAACTTGATCGGTTATCTCTTCTTCGAGGCCGTGTTGCTGGCCGCGGCCGCCGGCGCGATCAGCGCCTTGGTGCTGTTCGGCATTCCGGCCGTCATTGGCTGGCGCCTGGGCGTGCCCGTTCCTCCAGAGATCGATCCCGACCTGACCGGCATCGCGATCTCGTCCGGGCTATGCCTGCTGGTCAGCGTGCTGTTCGGGCTGTTGCCGGCGCTGCGCTTCAGCCGTCCCAGCCTGATTCACGCACCGAAGCAGGACGCCGGCGGGGGCGGACGCCAGAACATTCGCGTGCATCGCGTGGCCGCGCTGGTTCAGATTGGCATAGCGGTGCCGTTCCTGGTCGTCAGTGGTGTGATGCTCGACCGGGTGAGGACTGCCGAGCTGGGCTTTCAAACCCATGGCCTGGCGGCCGCGCGCCTGCCGGCGTCAGCGGGACCGGAGCGCGAGGCCGGATTCGCGATCCGGAAAGTCCGCGACGATCTCAAGCACACCGCCGGTGTGCTCTCAGTGGCGATCGCGGAAGGCATGCCGGTCGATTTCGACTACCGGATGTTCCGGGTCGCCAACACGGCGCAAACCGACTTCGTCTCGGCGCAGGTCACGCGCGTGGGCGAGAGCTTTCTGGAGACGATTGTTGCCGGGGGGCTGGTGCTGATTCTCGCCGCGCTCGGCATCGTCGGCGTCGTGGGGTTCATGGTGGCCACGCGCACGCGCGAGCTGGCGGTTCGAATGGCGCTCGGGGCCACGCGATTGCGCGTGCTGAGGATGATGCTGTCGGACGTGGTGAAGCTGGTGATCCCCGGCGTGGCCGGCGGCCTGTTGCTGGGCGCGGTGCTGATTCGCACCGTGGAGAACGTGATGGGCACACCGCTGACCGTCGGTCCGACACCGCTCGGCGTGATGGAGCCCATCATCGATATGGGCGCGGCCGCGATTGCGATTGCGGTGGCCCTGCTGGCCGGGCTGCCGGCCGCTCGCCGCGCCACGACCGTCCAACCGATGGTCGCGATGCGATCCGAATGA
- a CDS encoding PadR family transcriptional regulator has protein sequence MSSKSTNALLHGTLDALILKTLAHGPRHGYAVARFIEDTTGEAVLVEEGSLYPALYRLERRGWVAAEWGTSELGRRAKLYRLTAPGRAQLAAEVANWRRFSAGVAKVLAT, from the coding sequence ATGTCATCAAAGTCGACCAACGCCCTGCTGCACGGAACGCTAGACGCCTTGATTCTCAAGACGTTGGCGCATGGTCCCCGCCACGGCTACGCCGTCGCCCGCTTCATCGAAGACACGACCGGCGAGGCCGTGCTGGTGGAGGAGGGGTCGCTCTATCCCGCCCTTTATCGCCTTGAACGCCGCGGCTGGGTCGCGGCCGAGTGGGGCACTTCCGAACTGGGCCGGCGGGCGAAGCTCTATCGCCTGACCGCGCCGGGGCGGGCGCAACTCGCGGCCGAGGTGGCCAACTGGCGGCGCTTCTCGGCCGGTGTCGCGAAGGTGTTGGCCACGTGA
- a CDS encoding DUF3309 domain-containing protein gives MSLLLILIILLVVFGGGGFYAGGPRVGGGLGGLILIIIVILALTGRL, from the coding sequence ATGAGCTTGCTGTTGATACTGATTATTCTCCTCGTGGTGTTCGGCGGCGGCGGCTTCTATGCCGGCGGGCCGCGCGTCGGTGGCGGACTGGGAGGATTGATCCTCATCATTATCGTGATCCTGGCGCTTACGGGCCGGCTCTGA